In Citrus sinensis cultivar Valencia sweet orange chromosome 2, DVS_A1.0, whole genome shotgun sequence, a single genomic region encodes these proteins:
- the LOC102628295 gene encoding uncharacterized protein LOC102628295, whose product MESTSLCSSSLPSLSIFNRSKPRIKGVSLASRKVYASAGHRSDAHDKNCPGGGPRHRLVDENMIVLRKRIHEMKMIERNYEPPENWMEWEKKYYTGYDSYICEAMGVLQAQLMNTRPSFALGVLALIALSVPTSAAVLCFRLMELTNGILAGIQHVA is encoded by the coding sequence ATGGAGTCAACTTCTCTATGTTCGTCATCTCTTCCCTCTCTATCAATTTTCAACAGATCGAAACCCCGGATCAAGGGGGTCTCATTAGCTAGTCGTAAGGTTTATGCATCTGCTGGGCATAGGAGCGATGCACACGACAAAAACTGTCCCGGCGGCGGCCCCCGGCACCGGCTGGTCGATGAGAACATGATCGTTCTCCGGAAAAGAATCCATGAAATGAAGATGATCGAGAGGAACTACGAGCCGCCAGAGAATTGGATGGAGTGGGAGAAAAAGTATTACACCGGCTATGATTCGTACATATGTGAAGCAATGGGAGTTTTGCAAGCACAGTTGATGAATACCAGGCCAAGCTTCGCTTTGGGGGTCTTGGCTTTGATTGCTTTGAGCGTCCCCACTTCTGCTGCCGTGCTATGCTTTCGTTTGATGGAGTTAACAAATGGGATTTTAGCTGGGATTCAACACGTAGCATAA